A window from Pan paniscus chromosome 14, NHGRI_mPanPan1-v2.0_pri, whole genome shotgun sequence encodes these proteins:
- the C14H13orf46 gene encoding LOW QUALITY PROTEIN: uncharacterized protein C13orf46 homolog (The sequence of the model RefSeq protein was modified relative to this genomic sequence to represent the inferred CDS: inserted 1 base in 1 codon; substituted 1 base at 1 genomic stop codon): MLLLSTRYYSSSPPDAPPLHQMLLPSTRCSSPPPDAPPLHQMLLLSTRCSSSPPDAPPLHRLLLLSTGCSSSPPAAPPLHRMLLISTGCSSSPPDAPPLHEMLLLSTGCSSSPRDAPPLHRLLLLSTGCSSSPPAAPPLHRLLLLSTGCSSSPPAAPRLHRLLLVSPGCSSSSPPDAPPPLRRILLHLSAGCSSSSPPDATAPLRRMLLLVSAGCYSSSPPDATRLRRMLLSTGCSSSPRDAPPLHRLLLVSSGCSSSPAAAPRLRRVLLISARCSSSPPGAPRLRQMLLLLSARCSSSSPPDAPPRFCQMLLLVSTRYYSSSPPDTTPHLRQMLLVSTRCSSSPPDAPPLLEMLLISTGCSSSPPAAPHLCQMLLLVSARCSSLSPPDAPPRLRQILLLVSARYYSSSPPDAPRLHEMLLLSTRCSSSPQGAPRLLEMLLISTGCSSSPPAAARLHRLLLISTGCSSSPLDAPHLLEMLLISSRCSSSPAAAPRLHRLLLLSAGCSSSPPGPPPRLRLLLVSARCSSSPPAAVRLRRLLLISAGCSSSPRDAPPLHRMVLLSTRWSSSPRDAPRLHRLLLISTRCSLSPRDSPRLHRLLLVSTGCCSSPPAAPRLHRLLLLSTGCSSSPLDAPPLLEMLLVSTGCSSSPPAAARLHRLLLISTGCCSSPPAAPRLHRLLLLLPVSTGCSSSPPAAPPLHEMLLLSTGCCSSPLAAPRLHRLLLISTGCSLSPPAAPRLHHLLLVSTRCCSSPRDAPRLHWLLLLSASCCSSPPAAPRLRWLLLVSAGCSSSPQDPPPRLRRILLLVSARSSSSYSSSPPDGPPLHRMVLLSSRCSSSPPAAPHLHRLLLLSTGCSSSPXDAPRLHRLLLVSTGCCSSPPAAPPLHRLLLVSTGCCSSPPAAPPLHRLLLVSTGCCSSPPDAPPLHWMLLLSSRCSSSPPDAPRLHRMLLISTGCSSSPPAGGLQPLPALASCSVACWVGTEAPGAQQGRLSPLWASCELQLLEAPPPGRXERCRAGMEHLLCHQSPCRSQEHGGHS, from the exons ATGCTCCTCCTCTCCACCAGATACTACTCCTCCTCTCCACCAGACGCTCCTCCTCTCCACCAGATGCTCCTCCCCTCCACCAGATGCTCCTCCCCTCCACCAGATGCTCCTCCTCTCCACCAGATGCTCCTCCTCTCCACGAGATGCTCCTCCTCTCCACCGGATGCTCCTCCTCTCCACCGGCTGCTCCTCCTCTCCACCGGCTGCTCCTCGTCTCCACCGGCTGCTCCTCCTCTCCACCGGATGCTCCTCATCTCCACCGGATGCTCCTCTTCTCCACCGGATGCTCCTCCTCTCCACGAGATGCTCCTCCTCTCCACCGGATGCTCCTCCTCTCCTCGAGATGCTCCTCCTCTCCACCGGCTGCTGCTCCTCTCCACCGGCTGCTCCTCCTCTCCACCGGCTGCTCCTCCTCTCCACCGGCTGCTCCTCCTCTCCACCGGCTGCTCCTCCTCTCCACCGGCTGCTCCTCGTCTCCACCGGCTGCTCCTCGTCTCCCCcggctgctcctcctcctctccgCCAGATGCTCCTCCTCCTCTCCGCCGGATACTCCTCCACCTCTCCGCCGGATGCTCCTCCTCCTCTCCGCCGGATGCTACTGCTCCTCTCCGCCGGATGCTACTCCTCGTCTCCGCCGGATGCTACTCCTCGTCTCCGCCGGATGCTACTCGTCTCCGCCGGATGCTCCTCTCCACGGGATGCTCCTCCTCTCCTCGAGATGCTCCTCCTCTCCACCGGCTGCTCCTCGTCTCCAGCGGCTGCTCCTCGTCTCCAGCGGCTGCTCCTCGTCTCCGCCGGGTGCTCCTCATCTCCGCCAGGTGCTCCTCGTCTCCGCCGGGTGCTCCTCGTCTCCGCCAGATGCTCCTCCTCCTCTCCGCCAGATGCTCCTCCTCCTCTCCGCCAGATGCTCCTCCTCGTTTCTGCCAGATGCTCCTCCTCGTCTCCACCAGATACTACTCCTCGTCTCCGCCAGATACTACTCCTCATCTCCGCCAGATGCTCCTCGTCTCCACGAGATGCTCCTCCTCTCCACCAGATGCTCCTCCTCTCCTCGAGATGCTCCTCATCTCCACCGGCTGCTCCTCGTCTCCGCCGGCTGCTCCTCATCTCTGCCAGATGCTCCTCCTCGTCTCCGCCAGATGCTCCTCCTTGTCTCCGCCAGATGCTCCTCCTCGTCTCCGCCAGATACTACTCCTCGTCTCCGCCAGATACTACTCCTCGTCTCCACCAGATGCTCCTCGTCTCCACGAGATGCTCCTCCTCTCCACCAGATGCTCCTCCTCTCCTCAAGGTGCTCCTCGTCTCCTCGAGATGCTCCTCATCTCCACCGGCTGCTCCTCGTCTCCACCGGCTGCTGCTCGTCTCCACCGGCTGCTGCTCATCTCCACCGGCTGCTCCTCCTCTCCACTGGATGCTCCTCATCTCCTCGAGATGCTCCTCATCTCCTCGAGATGCTCCTCCTCTCCAGCGGCTGCTCCTCGTCTCCACCGGCTGCTCCTCCTCTCCGCTGGGTGCTCCTCGTCTCCGCCGGGTCCTCCTCCTCGTCTCCG CCTTCTCCTCGTCTCCGCCAGATGCTCCTCGTCTCCGCCAGCTGCTGTTCGTCTCCGCCGGCTGCTCCTCATCTCCGCCGGCTGCTCCTCCTCTCCACGAGATGCTCCTCCTCTCCACCGGATGGTCCTCCTCTCCACCAGATGGTCCTCCTCTCCTCGAGATGCTCCTCGTCTCCACCGGCTGCTCCTCATCTCCACGAGATGCTCCTTGTCTCCACGAGATTCTCCTCGTCTCCACCGGCTGCTGCTCGTCTCCACCGGCTGCTGCTCGTCTCCACCGGCTGCTCCTCGTCTTCACCGGCTGCTCCTCCTCTCCACGGGATGCTCCTCGTCTCCACTGGATGCTCCTCCTCTCCTTGAGATGCTCCTCGTCTCCACCGGCTGCTCCTCGTCTCCACCGGCTGCTGCTCGTCTCCACCGGCTGCTGCTCATCTCCACCGGCTGCTGCTCGTCTCCACCGGCTGCTCCTCGTCTCCACCGGCTGCTGCTC CTGCTGCCCGTCTCCACCGGCTGCTCCTCATCTCCACCGGCTGCTCCTCCTCTCCACGAGATGCTCCTCCTCTCCACCGGCTGCTGCTCCTCTCCACTGGCTGCTCCTCGACTCCATCGGCTTCTCCTCATCTCCACCGGCTGCTCCTTGTCTCCACCGGCTGCTCCTCGTCTCCACCATCTGCTCCTCGTCTCCACCAGATGCTGCTCGTCTCCTCGAGATGCTCCTCGTCTCCACTGGCTGCTGCTCCTCTCCGCCAGCTGCTGCTCCTCTCCACCAGCTGCTCCTCGTCTCCGCTGGCTGCTCCTCGTCTCCGCCGGGTGCTCCTCGTCTCCACAGGATCCTCCTCCTCGTCTCCGCCGGATCCTCCTCCTCGTCTCTGCCAGATCCTCCTCCTC ATACTCCTCCTCTCCACCGGATGGTCCTCCTCTCCACCGGATGGTTCTCCTCTCCTCGAGATGCTCCTCGTCTCCACCGGCTGCTCCTCATCTCCACCGGCTGCTCCTCCTCTCCACAGGATGCTCCTCCTCTCCTTGAGATGCTCCTCGTCTCCACCGGCTGCTCCTCGTCTCCACCGGCTGCTGCTCCTCTCCACCGGCTGCTCCTCCTCTCCACCGGCTGCTGCTCGTCTCCACCGGCTGCTGCTCGTCTCCACCGGCTGCTCCTCCTCTCCACCGGCTGCTGCTCGTCTCCACCGGCTGCTGCTCGTCTCCACCGGATGCTCCTCCTCTCCACTGGATGCTCCTCCTCTCCTCGAGATGCTCCTCCTCTCCACCAGATGCTCCTCGTCTCCACCGGATGCTCCTCATCTCCACCGGATGCTCCTCCTCTCCACCAGCTGGAGGACTCCAGCcccttcctgccctggcctcttgCTCAGTGGCTtgttgggtggggacagaggccCCTGGGGCACAGCAGGGGAGGCTCAGTCCTTTGTGGGCCTCGTGTGAGCTGCAGCTCCTGGAAGCACCCCCACCAGGCA GTGAGAGGTGCAGGGCAGGGATGGAGCATCTGCTGTGTCACCAAAGTCCCTGCAGGAGCCAGGAGCATGGTGGACACAGCTGA
- the LOC100988799 gene encoding uncharacterized protein LOC100988799 isoform X1: MTIITVTIIITITTITITIIVTNTITTITTTIIVTITITIITIITFTIITTIIITITIIITIIIITTIIITINTITIITSSSPSLIPSPSSSPSLISSPSLSHHHHSHRQHHHHHHYHDHHHHHHCHHHHHHHYHYPHHHHHYNHHHHDHHHRHHHRHHHHHHHYHRHHCHHHHYNHHRHHHHHHHHHHHITTIIPITSIIITITIMTIITTIIIITTITVTIITNIIITITIIITIIITILITIIIIIITITIAIITITITTIITITTITIIITITITTITIIITITIITIITFTIIITITITIVTIIITITITITIIITIISVTIIITVIITTITSIVTVIITTIIIIIITIIITINIITTIIIILICKKKRLT; this comes from the coding sequence ATGACCATCATTactgtcaccatcatcatcaccatcaccactatcactatcaccatcatcgtCACTaataccatcaccactatcactaccaccatcatcgTCACTATTACCATCACCATTATTACCATCATCAccttcaccatcatcaccaccattataatcaccatcaccatcatcatcaccattataatcatcaccaccatcatcatcaccattaataccatcaccatcatcacatcatcatcaccatcattaataccatcaccatcatcatcaccatcattaatatcatcaccatcattatcacatCACCATCATTCCCATCGccagcatcatcatcaccatcactatcatgaccatcatcaccaccatcactgtcaccatcatcaccatcaccactatcactatccccatcatcaccaccattataatcaccatcatcatgaccatcatcaccgccatcatcaccgtcaccatcatcaccatcaccactatcaccgtCACCATTGTCATCACCACCATTATAATCACCatcgtcaccatcatcatcatcaccatcaccatcatcacatcaccaccatcattcccatcaccagcatcatcatcaccatcactatcatgaccatcatcaccaccatcatcatcatcaccactatcactgtcaccatcatcaccaacattataatcaccatcaccatcatcatcaccatcatcatcaccatcctcatcaccatcataatcatcatcatcaccatcaccatcgccatcatcaccatcaccattaccaccatcatcaccatcaccaccatcaccatcatcatcaccatcaccatcaccaccatcaccatcatcatcaccatcaccattatcaccatcatcaccttcACCATTataatcaccatcaccatcaccattgtcaccatcatcatcaccatcaccatcaccattaccattaTAATCACCATCATCagtgtcaccatcatcatcaccgtcattatcaccaccatcaccagtaTAGTCAccgtcatcatcaccaccattatcatcatcatcatcaccatcatcatcaccatcaacattATCACCACCATAATCATCATCCTTATCTGTAAGAAGAAGAGGCTGACTTAA